From the Skermanella rosea genome, one window contains:
- a CDS encoding ABC transporter ATP-binding protein, with translation MTSITLNEVSKHYGPFRAVDGIDLEVRQGEFVTILGPSGSGKTTVLSMIAGLNHPTRGSIWLGGRDVTWMKAAERNVGLVFQSYALFPHMTVFDNVAFPLTVRNVSKADIRARVDRALAVVRLDGFQKRKPQQLSGGQQQRVALARAIVFQPDILLLDEPLGALDRKLREEVQVELRHLQRTLGITTILVTHDQEEALSLSDRIVVLSEGRVQQIATPQDAYLKPRTRFVAEFLGTANLFEGRLEQGGTLALTDGSRLAAPSSDLPAGAAVVAIVRPERIQLGDAEEDGRGGVPAVIEDMVYLGQSIRYHLRRPDGQGAVVLSLDRGARFTPGQSVHLNWQPEDVWIIPG, from the coding sequence ATGACGTCGATAACGCTGAACGAGGTTTCGAAGCATTACGGGCCTTTCCGGGCCGTGGACGGCATCGACCTGGAGGTGCGGCAGGGAGAGTTCGTCACCATCCTGGGGCCGAGCGGATCGGGCAAGACCACGGTCCTCAGCATGATCGCCGGCCTCAACCACCCGACCCGCGGGAGCATCTGGCTGGGCGGGCGCGACGTGACCTGGATGAAGGCGGCGGAGCGGAACGTCGGGCTGGTCTTCCAGAGCTACGCGCTGTTCCCGCACATGACGGTCTTCGACAACGTCGCGTTCCCGCTGACGGTGCGCAACGTGTCGAAGGCGGACATCCGCGCCCGCGTGGACCGGGCGCTCGCCGTCGTCCGGCTGGACGGGTTCCAGAAGCGCAAGCCGCAGCAGCTTTCCGGCGGGCAGCAGCAGCGGGTGGCGCTGGCCCGGGCCATCGTGTTCCAGCCGGACATCCTGCTGCTCGACGAACCGCTCGGCGCCCTGGACCGCAAGCTCCGCGAGGAGGTGCAGGTCGAGCTGCGGCACCTCCAGCGCACGCTCGGCATCACCACGATCCTGGTGACCCACGACCAGGAGGAGGCGCTGTCCCTCTCCGACCGGATCGTCGTGCTGAGCGAGGGCAGGGTGCAGCAGATCGCGACCCCGCAGGACGCCTACCTGAAGCCGCGGACCCGCTTCGTCGCCGAGTTCCTGGGGACGGCCAACCTGTTCGAGGGGCGCCTGGAACAGGGCGGGACGCTGGCGCTGACCGACGGCTCCCGCCTGGCGGCGCCGTCCTCGGACCTGCCGGCCGGCGCCGCCGTCGTGGCGATCGTCCGGCCGGAGCGCATCCAGCTCGGCGATGCGGAGGAGGACGGCCGGGGCGGCGTTCCCGCGGTCATCGAGGACATGGTCTATCTCGGCCAATCCATCCGCTACCACCTGCGCCGCCCCGACGGCCAGGGCGCGGTCGTCCTGTCCCTGGACCGGGGCGCCCGTTTCACCCCCGGCCAGTCCGTCCACCTGAACTGGCAGCCGGAGGATGTCTGGATCATCCCGGGGTGA
- a CDS encoding Ldh family oxidoreductase produces MTGTSTVRISEHRVAAQLAAIFAAWGMAADVIEPTVRVMVEADLRGIDSHGVTMMDVYDTLRRDGRLNLRPDIRVVRETPVAAVVDGGGGLGHAPSVKAMDMAIAKGKSAGLAAVTVRNSNHYGAAGIYASMAAKAGLIGISTSAVHKAAIVPTFGTRAMFGTNPLAFAAPASANRPFVLDMATSTAAIGKLRLAAMAGKPVPEGWALDEAGRPVTDPREALAHRLMTPLGGTREMGGHKGYGLAAMVEILSSVLSGGSIAALRGEAPGAYGVGHFFMTIDPKAFRDEGEFETDLDGLIDALHGCPRADPGQPVLVHGDPEADSRADRRANGIPLHPDQVGLLRRLARDGGAAFLLEAEEGA; encoded by the coding sequence GTGACCGGAACGAGCACGGTCAGGATCTCCGAGCACCGGGTCGCAGCCCAACTCGCCGCGATCTTCGCCGCCTGGGGCATGGCGGCCGACGTGATCGAGCCGACTGTCCGGGTCATGGTCGAAGCCGACCTGCGCGGCATCGACAGCCACGGCGTCACCATGATGGACGTCTACGACACGCTGCGCCGGGACGGCAGGCTGAACCTGCGGCCGGACATCCGGGTCGTCCGCGAGACGCCGGTCGCCGCCGTGGTGGACGGCGGCGGCGGGCTCGGGCACGCGCCCTCGGTCAAGGCCATGGACATGGCGATCGCGAAGGGAAAGTCGGCCGGGCTGGCGGCGGTGACGGTCCGCAATTCCAACCATTACGGCGCCGCCGGGATCTACGCGTCGATGGCCGCAAAGGCCGGGCTGATCGGCATCTCCACCAGCGCGGTCCACAAGGCGGCGATCGTCCCGACCTTCGGCACGCGCGCCATGTTCGGCACCAACCCGCTGGCCTTCGCGGCGCCCGCCTCGGCGAACCGGCCGTTCGTCCTGGACATGGCGACCTCGACCGCCGCGATCGGCAAGCTGCGGCTGGCCGCCATGGCGGGCAAGCCGGTACCGGAGGGCTGGGCGCTCGACGAGGCGGGCCGGCCGGTGACGGACCCCCGGGAAGCGCTGGCGCACCGGCTGATGACGCCGCTGGGCGGCACGCGGGAGATGGGCGGGCACAAGGGCTACGGCCTGGCCGCGATGGTCGAGATCCTGTCCAGCGTGCTGTCCGGCGGCAGCATCGCGGCGCTGCGGGGCGAGGCGCCGGGCGCCTACGGCGTCGGCCATTTCTTCATGACCATCGACCCCAAGGCCTTCCGGGACGAGGGCGAGTTCGAAACCGACCTGGACGGGCTGATCGACGCGCTGCACGGCTGCCCGCGCGCCGACCCCGGACAGCCGGTCCTGGTCCACGGCGATCCGGAGGCGGACAGCAGGGCCGACCGCCGGGCCAACGGCATCCCGCTCCATCCGGACCAGGTCGGCCTGCTGCGCCGGCTGGCCCGGGACGGCGGAGCCGCCTTCCTGCTGGAAGCGGAGGAGGGCGCCTAA
- a CDS encoding IS110 family RNA-guided transposase has product MPCQVYCIGIDASTQFLDTHGLPGHTRRRLPNSPESHGELATILSALREGGNDVLVVMEASGGCERGLHHALAAAGVATAIVNPKRVRDFARSNGWLAKTDRVDARALKAFGEANRPRATPIPEPVRAELIELLDYRDQVLAEITARSHQIEHFHSEAMRQVAGAALEALRGQAAELAEQIAMTVYCDAELSRRAALLRSFKGVGPLTSAMLVAYLPELGSLNEKQVASLAGLAPFACDSGTLRGVRRIYGGRAKVRHALFHVARIGLRWNPVLKKLYERLKARGKAGKVALVACMRKALVMLNALLKAGEPWDPDHEAKKADQAALRKTATAVAEATSPAAA; this is encoded by the coding sequence ATGCCTTGCCAAGTCTACTGCATCGGCATCGATGCCTCCACCCAGTTTCTCGATACCCACGGCCTGCCGGGCCACACCCGCCGGCGCCTGCCCAACAGCCCGGAAAGCCATGGCGAGTTGGCCACTATCCTGAGCGCGCTGCGCGAGGGCGGCAACGACGTGCTGGTCGTCATGGAAGCGTCGGGCGGCTGCGAGCGCGGCCTGCATCACGCCCTGGCCGCGGCCGGCGTAGCGACGGCCATCGTCAACCCCAAGCGGGTGCGGGACTTCGCCCGCTCGAACGGCTGGCTGGCCAAAACCGACCGGGTCGACGCCCGGGCGCTCAAGGCGTTCGGCGAGGCCAACCGGCCGCGCGCCACCCCGATTCCGGAGCCGGTCCGCGCCGAGTTGATCGAGCTGCTCGACTACCGCGACCAGGTGCTGGCCGAGATCACTGCCCGGTCTCATCAGATCGAGCACTTCCACTCCGAGGCGATGCGCCAGGTTGCCGGCGCCGCGCTGGAGGCGCTCCGGGGCCAGGCGGCCGAGTTGGCCGAGCAGATCGCGATGACCGTCTACTGCGACGCCGAGCTGAGCCGGCGCGCTGCGCTGCTGCGCAGCTTCAAGGGCGTCGGGCCGCTGACCTCGGCCATGCTGGTCGCCTATCTGCCCGAACTCGGCTCGCTGAACGAGAAGCAGGTAGCCAGCCTGGCCGGGCTTGCGCCGTTCGCCTGCGACAGCGGCACGTTGCGGGGGGTGCGCCGGATTTACGGCGGCCGCGCCAAGGTGCGCCATGCGCTGTTCCACGTCGCCCGCATCGGTCTGCGCTGGAACCCGGTGCTCAAGAAGTTGTACGAGCGCCTCAAGGCGCGCGGCAAAGCGGGGAAGGTGGCGCTGGTCGCCTGCATGCGCAAGGCCCTGGTGATGCTCAACGCCCTGCTCAAGGCGGGTGAGCCTTGGGACCCGGACCACGAAGCGAAAAAGGCCGACCAGGCGGCATTGCGCAAGACGGCCACGGCTGTGGCCGAGGCTACGTCCCCGGCCGCCGCCTGA
- a CDS encoding FadR/GntR family transcriptional regulator, with amino-acid sequence MSAAPGEAPPPPVQARQTQARQTKLSDRIYEQVLGLIVNGEFPVDAKLPAEADLSARFACSRPVVREALARLRDDGLIVSRQGAGSFVRRRPDRDVLRIAPVGSIADIQRCFEFRAVIEGEAAAFAAARHDRDTLADIGVALKALDAVIASGSLGVEADLNFHLAIARAARNHFFEATMISILTHVGFAMNLARSLSLARPIERLHQVQAEHIAIFEAISARDAEGARHAMRTHVENARQRVFEGQ; translated from the coding sequence ATGAGCGCAGCCCCCGGCGAGGCACCGCCCCCGCCCGTCCAGGCCCGGCAGACCCAGGCCCGGCAGACGAAGCTGAGCGACAGGATCTACGAACAGGTCCTGGGCCTGATCGTCAACGGGGAGTTCCCGGTGGACGCGAAACTGCCCGCCGAGGCGGACCTGTCGGCCCGTTTCGCCTGCTCCCGACCGGTCGTGCGCGAGGCGCTGGCGCGGCTGCGCGACGACGGGCTGATCGTGTCGCGCCAGGGGGCGGGAAGCTTCGTCAGGCGGCGGCCCGACCGGGACGTGCTGCGCATCGCCCCGGTCGGCAGCATCGCCGACATCCAGCGCTGCTTCGAGTTCCGGGCCGTGATCGAGGGCGAGGCCGCCGCCTTCGCCGCCGCCCGCCACGACCGGGACACCCTGGCCGACATCGGTGTGGCGCTGAAGGCGCTGGACGCGGTCATCGCCTCCGGCAGCCTGGGCGTGGAGGCGGACCTGAATTTCCATCTCGCGATCGCCCGCGCCGCTCGGAACCACTTCTTCGAGGCGACCATGATCTCGATCCTGACCCATGTCGGATTCGCCATGAACCTCGCCCGCAGCCTGTCGCTGGCCCGCCCGATCGAACGCCTGCACCAGGTCCAGGCCGAGCACATCGCGATTTTCGAGGCGATCAGCGCCCGGGACGCCGAAGGCGCCCGGCATGCCATGCGGACCCACGTGGAAAATGCCCGCCAGCGGGTGTTCGAGGGTCAGTAG
- a CDS encoding aminotransferase class IV has protein sequence MAVLANQRVAYFNGRIVPEREVVVPFRDRSFLRGDAVFDSTRTFGGRPFRLRQHVDRLYRSLRYLRIDPGLTPDEMLSISEEVLARNVHLLDENSDYWISQRVSRGTDAAGDEGWEHSGPTVIVECMPIPLKKRARLYRDGMDVVVPAVRRTPPEAFSPRAKTHNYLNLVMGDMEAHAVDPDAWAVLLDVNGNLAEGTGSNIFLVRDGRLYTPQERYVLPGISRRVVMDLAEAEGIPLVEADLDLYDAATADEIFITSTSLCICPVRSVNGNPVGAVPGPMTRRLTDAYVRHAGFDFVAQYLRHLDTAAAGR, from the coding sequence ATGGCAGTGCTTGCCAACCAGCGCGTGGCCTATTTCAACGGGCGGATCGTTCCCGAGCGCGAAGTGGTCGTACCGTTCCGCGACCGAAGCTTCCTGCGCGGCGACGCGGTGTTCGACAGTACCCGCACCTTCGGCGGCCGGCCGTTCCGCCTCCGGCAGCATGTCGACCGGCTTTACCGCTCGCTCAGATACCTCCGGATCGATCCCGGCCTGACGCCGGACGAGATGCTGTCGATCAGCGAGGAGGTGCTGGCGCGCAACGTCCATCTGCTGGACGAGAACAGCGACTACTGGATCAGCCAGCGCGTCTCGCGCGGCACCGACGCCGCCGGCGACGAGGGGTGGGAGCACAGCGGCCCGACCGTGATCGTCGAATGCATGCCGATCCCGCTGAAGAAACGCGCCCGGCTCTACCGCGACGGCATGGACGTGGTCGTCCCCGCCGTCCGCCGGACCCCGCCCGAGGCCTTCAGCCCCCGCGCCAAGACCCACAACTACCTGAACTTGGTCATGGGCGACATGGAGGCCCACGCGGTCGATCCCGACGCCTGGGCCGTGCTGCTCGACGTCAACGGCAACCTGGCGGAGGGAACGGGCAGCAACATCTTCCTGGTCCGCGACGGCCGCCTCTACACCCCGCAGGAGCGCTATGTCCTGCCCGGCATCAGCCGGCGGGTCGTCATGGACCTGGCCGAGGCCGAGGGCATACCGCTGGTCGAGGCCGACCTGGACCTGTACGACGCGGCGACCGCGGACGAGATCTTCATCACCTCCACCAGCCTGTGCATCTGCCCGGTGCGCAGCGTCAACGGCAACCCGGTCGGAGCCGTTCCGGGTCCGATGACCAGGCGGCTGACCGACGCCTATGTCCGCCATGCCGGGTTCGACTTCGTGGCCCAGTACCTGCGCCACCTCGACACGGCCGCCGCCGGCCGATGA
- a CDS encoding TAXI family TRAP transporter solute-binding subunit, protein MTSKNSTFRRAVLGTAVALGTGLAAGGAGAETFRLMTGPQGGSWYPLGGAIQNIIQKAIPGSSVQVQPGAGIINAIGVENGKAELGFGNSVSTVDAVHGRDPFKAKAENLCQIASLYFQYFQVVAPKNMGIDSVDDLKGKAIAVQPRGNTAEQMSRDLLETYGLSYDDMSKVNFVSYTDAVSLMQDGHIQGFTLITTIPASSIMDLATSRDISVLNVPDERLEKLRSKNEGYDKRTIAAGTYPKQEDDVQTFGTWTHLFGSCKMPEQTAYSITKALAENLDDLSGVVSALKGLDVKEMATDVGVPFHPGAEKYYREQNVL, encoded by the coding sequence ATGACCAGCAAGAACAGCACCTTCAGGCGCGCCGTCCTCGGCACCGCCGTGGCGCTCGGGACCGGCCTTGCGGCCGGCGGGGCCGGGGCGGAGACGTTCCGCCTGATGACCGGCCCGCAGGGCGGGTCGTGGTACCCGCTGGGCGGCGCCATCCAGAACATCATCCAGAAGGCGATACCGGGCAGTTCGGTCCAGGTCCAGCCCGGCGCCGGCATCATCAACGCCATCGGCGTCGAGAACGGCAAGGCGGAGCTGGGCTTCGGCAACTCGGTCTCCACCGTGGACGCGGTCCACGGGCGCGATCCGTTCAAGGCCAAGGCGGAGAACCTGTGCCAGATCGCCAGCCTGTATTTCCAGTATTTCCAGGTCGTCGCCCCGAAGAACATGGGCATCGACAGCGTGGACGACCTGAAGGGCAAGGCCATCGCCGTGCAGCCGCGCGGCAATACGGCCGAGCAGATGTCCCGCGACCTGCTGGAGACCTACGGCCTTTCCTACGACGACATGAGCAAGGTGAACTTCGTCTCCTACACCGACGCGGTGTCCTTGATGCAGGACGGGCATATCCAGGGTTTCACCCTGATCACGACCATCCCCGCCTCCTCCATCATGGACCTCGCCACCTCCCGCGACATCTCGGTGCTGAACGTCCCCGACGAGAGGCTGGAGAAGCTGCGCTCCAAGAACGAGGGGTACGACAAGCGCACGATCGCGGCCGGCACCTATCCGAAGCAGGAGGACGACGTGCAGACCTTCGGCACCTGGACCCACCTGTTCGGCTCCTGCAAGATGCCGGAGCAGACCGCCTATTCCATCACCAAGGCGCTGGCCGAGAACCTGGACGACCTGTCCGGCGTCGTGTCGGCCCTGAAGGGGCTGGACGTGAAGGAGATGGCGACCGACGTGGGCGTGCCGTTCCATCCCGGCGCGGAGAAGTATTACCGGGAACAGAACGTCCTGTGA